A genomic segment from Ochotona princeps isolate mOchPri1 chromosome 11, mOchPri1.hap1, whole genome shotgun sequence encodes:
- the DEFB108B gene encoding beta-defensin 108B, which yields MTALMRFRREPIIPRHSTNTRTLDGSLCLLEMKPNFILYSAVVTVVLVFMSQVLPVRSNLREICERPDGSCRRFCIKTETHIGRCLNNRRCCLPLGKQPRIESASKT from the exons ATGACTGCCCTAATGAGGTTCAGAAGGGAACCTATTATCCCAAGACATTCCACTAATACTAGAACCCTGGACGGAAGTCTTTGTCTCCTGGAAATGAAGCCAAACTTTATTCTTTATTCAGCTGTGGTGACTGTGGTCCTCGTCTTCATGAGCCAAGTTCTACCAG TCAGAAGCAACTTGAGGGAAATCTGTGAGCGCCCAGATGGCTCTTGCCGGAGGTTCTGCATCAAAACAGAAACCCACATTGGAAGATGCTTGAATAACAGACGTTGCTGCCTGCCACTGGGGAAACAACCGAGAATTGAGAGTGCATCCAAGACCTGA